A portion of the Pseudomonas koreensis genome contains these proteins:
- a CDS encoding YbfB/YjiJ family MFS transporter, with the protein MRTSNSSGIWLPIFAGLCASLVSIGLARFAYTPLIPSLIQAQWFSANDVVYLGAANLVGYLIGALLGRPMAHRLGNRNALRLMMLAVTAAFFACAYPLSVSWFFGWRLLSGIAGGAIMVLVAATVLPHVPASRRGLASGAIFLGIGLGIAGSGTLVPPLLTLGLQATWLGLGALALLLTAVSWFGWPADTTHAVAAHATSADEPTPPGVYLLFAQYAFMAAGLVPAMVFLVDYVARGLGAGAHIGAMVWVMYGLGAIVGPMTYGFLADQLGARTGIRLVLVVQAIALGLLAVSHSFLALALLAVILGSFPPGIVPLALARVHELVPSHHRQQIAWSRATVSFATFQALAGFAYSALFNTSGGQHTLLFVIAAGAIVVALLLEQAMRWLPSTTESRCAAN; encoded by the coding sequence ATGCGTACATCAAACTCTTCCGGCATCTGGCTGCCGATCTTCGCCGGACTTTGCGCCAGCCTGGTCAGCATCGGCCTGGCGCGTTTCGCTTACACGCCCTTGATCCCTTCGCTGATTCAGGCGCAGTGGTTTTCGGCTAATGATGTCGTCTATCTCGGCGCGGCCAATCTGGTCGGCTATTTGATCGGTGCCCTGCTCGGTCGGCCCATGGCCCACCGACTGGGTAATCGCAATGCCTTGCGCCTGATGATGCTGGCGGTCACGGCAGCATTTTTTGCCTGTGCTTACCCGTTGTCGGTGAGCTGGTTCTTCGGCTGGCGTTTGCTGTCCGGCATTGCCGGCGGCGCGATCATGGTGCTGGTTGCGGCAACCGTGCTGCCACACGTTCCGGCGTCGCGCCGAGGCTTGGCCAGTGGCGCAATCTTCCTTGGCATCGGCCTCGGGATTGCCGGCTCCGGAACCCTCGTGCCGCCGCTGCTGACGCTTGGCTTGCAGGCAACCTGGCTGGGACTGGGCGCGCTGGCGCTGTTGCTGACCGCGGTGAGCTGGTTCGGCTGGCCTGCGGATACCACGCATGCCGTGGCTGCGCACGCAACGTCGGCTGATGAGCCAACACCGCCGGGCGTTTACCTGTTATTCGCTCAATACGCGTTCATGGCCGCCGGGCTGGTGCCTGCAATGGTGTTTCTGGTGGATTACGTAGCGCGTGGATTGGGTGCCGGGGCGCATATCGGCGCGATGGTCTGGGTCATGTATGGCCTGGGGGCGATTGTCGGGCCGATGACTTACGGGTTTCTGGCTGACCAGCTTGGCGCCCGTACTGGTATTCGACTGGTGTTGGTAGTGCAAGCCATCGCCCTCGGTTTGCTGGCCGTCTCCCATTCATTTCTGGCGCTGGCTTTACTGGCGGTGATTCTCGGCTCGTTCCCGCCGGGCATCGTTCCGCTAGCCTTGGCCCGGGTGCATGAACTGGTGCCGTCGCATCACCGTCAGCAGATCGCGTGGAGCCGTGCCACTGTGTCATTCGCAACCTTTCAGGCGCTGGCCGGGTTTGCCTATTCGGCATTGTTCAATACCTCGGGCGGCCAGCACACGCT
- a CDS encoding ATP-binding protein, which translates to MNNHNDTNQGSVLRFGPYAFHVRQRLVLEGEQPLRMGGRAMDILQVLLDNAGEVVSKEQLIAQVWPTSIVEEINLRVHIAALRRALGDGTNGQRYIIHVAQCGYSFVAPVQRHTSDALPTPVAALTALHNLPARLTPVSGRDALVGSLVRQMPVCRLMTITGAPGVGKTTVALRVAELLLQYFRDGAWWVDLAGLEAGKPLLEHLLHILKTDFFTLTGRHALLILDNCDHQRDSCAALAETLLHAAPRLSILVTAREPLRVAQETVHYVPLLAIPKRSTLNTVEEAMGYPAVQLFVNRARARQHGFSLREQDLPGVREICRQLDGLPLAIELAAAQIDALGLIGLQAQVENGLQLLGQGRRTAEPRHQSMAAAIDWSYQCLTEMEQQVLLRLSVFSTGFTLEAALSVISSVDLAGSRLSAIIEGLARKSLLIQQPVHATVRYWMLNTVRRYARDQLQRSDERLELEHRHARYLSRIRNASGRALVAQTVE; encoded by the coding sequence ATGAATAATCACAACGACACAAACCAGGGTTCGGTGCTGCGTTTTGGCCCCTACGCCTTTCATGTGCGCCAGCGTCTGGTCCTTGAAGGAGAGCAGCCGCTGCGCATGGGCGGGCGCGCCATGGACATTCTGCAGGTGCTGCTCGATAACGCGGGCGAGGTGGTCAGCAAAGAGCAATTGATTGCTCAAGTGTGGCCGACGTCGATCGTCGAAGAGATCAATCTTCGGGTGCACATCGCGGCATTGCGGCGCGCACTGGGCGACGGCACCAACGGGCAGCGTTACATCATTCACGTGGCGCAATGCGGCTACAGTTTTGTCGCCCCGGTGCAGCGGCACACAAGTGATGCGCTGCCCACGCCCGTCGCCGCGCTCACGGCTCTGCACAATCTTCCAGCACGACTGACGCCAGTCAGCGGGCGCGATGCCTTGGTCGGGAGTCTGGTTCGACAAATGCCGGTGTGCCGCTTGATGACAATTACCGGTGCGCCGGGTGTTGGCAAAACCACTGTGGCACTGCGCGTGGCGGAATTGCTGCTGCAATACTTTCGCGATGGCGCCTGGTGGGTCGATCTTGCTGGCCTCGAAGCCGGCAAACCATTGCTCGAACACCTGTTGCACATCCTTAAGACAGACTTTTTCACCCTGACCGGCCGGCACGCCTTGTTGATACTGGATAACTGCGACCACCAGCGCGACAGCTGCGCGGCTCTGGCAGAAACCCTGTTGCATGCTGCGCCCCGTCTGTCGATTCTGGTCACCGCCCGCGAACCCCTGCGAGTCGCGCAGGAGACCGTTCATTACGTCCCGCTGTTGGCGATTCCCAAGCGCTCGACATTGAACACCGTCGAAGAAGCCATGGGCTATCCGGCGGTGCAGTTGTTCGTCAATCGCGCGCGGGCGCGGCAGCATGGCTTCAGTTTGCGTGAACAGGATTTGCCGGGCGTGCGCGAGATTTGCCGTCAACTGGACGGTCTGCCGCTGGCGATCGAACTCGCCGCGGCGCAGATCGACGCACTGGGTTTGATCGGCTTACAGGCCCAGGTTGAAAACGGTTTGCAGTTGCTCGGCCAAGGCCGGCGCACCGCGGAACCGCGCCATCAGTCGATGGCTGCTGCTATCGATTGGAGCTATCAATGCCTGACAGAAATGGAGCAGCAAGTGCTGCTGCGTCTGTCGGTGTTCAGCACGGGCTTTACTCTGGAGGCCGCACTGAGCGTGATCAGCAGCGTGGATCTGGCCGGTTCCAGGCTGAGCGCGATAATCGAAGGGCTGGCACGCAAATCGTTGCTGATCCAGCAACCGGTCCATGCAACGGTGCGCTATTGGATGCTCAACACCGTGCGCCGCTATGCGCGCGATCAGCTCCAACGCAGCGACGAGAGGCTCGAACTGGAACATCGCCATGCGCGCTATCTCAGCCGCATACGCAACGCGTCAGGCCGGGCACTGGTCGCGCAGACGGTCGAGTAG
- a CDS encoding LysR family transcriptional regulator, giving the protein MNWDDARVFLAVCRESTLRGAARILGVDQATVGRRVTALEKSLSATLFLRTSDGYALTAVGEAALKSVEKMEHSALELERHIHGLDDRLIGNVRVSTTDSLAIDFIIPAMASLHDQHPDVQIQLDASTQILSLAKREADIAVRNTRPDNPDLIARRIARWPVGLFAAKAYVDRHGEPRPGSAFEGHDLVVYQPYLQSKKDLTLVSEPLNKGRIVATLSSSLLVRRSLAAGLGVGEIPVYMGERDGLVRLWPERTRPLPYEVWLVTHADLRHTARVRAVIEQIVEAFALENQ; this is encoded by the coding sequence ATGAACTGGGATGATGCGCGGGTGTTTCTGGCGGTCTGTCGTGAGTCGACATTGCGCGGTGCTGCGCGGATTCTGGGCGTGGATCAGGCCACGGTCGGACGCCGCGTTACTGCGCTGGAGAAATCGTTGAGCGCGACGCTGTTCCTGCGCACCTCGGATGGCTACGCGCTGACCGCAGTCGGTGAAGCGGCGCTCAAAAGTGTGGAAAAAATGGAGCACTCGGCGCTTGAGCTGGAGCGGCACATCCATGGGCTGGATGATCGTCTGATCGGTAATGTGCGGGTCAGCACCACCGACTCGCTGGCCATCGACTTCATTATTCCGGCGATGGCGAGCCTGCATGATCAGCATCCTGATGTGCAAATCCAGCTGGATGCCTCGACGCAAATCCTCAGTCTGGCCAAGCGCGAGGCGGATATCGCCGTGCGCAATACCCGGCCGGATAACCCGGATCTCATCGCCCGGCGAATCGCCCGTTGGCCTGTAGGACTTTTCGCAGCGAAGGCGTATGTCGACCGCCATGGCGAACCGCGGCCCGGCAGTGCTTTCGAGGGGCATGATCTGGTGGTTTATCAGCCCTATCTGCAGAGTAAAAAAGATTTGACCCTGGTCTCCGAACCGTTGAACAAAGGGCGCATCGTCGCGACGCTCAGTTCCAGCCTGTTGGTGCGTCGCTCACTTGCCGCCGGCCTGGGTGTAGGGGAAATTCCGGTGTACATGGGCGAGCGCGACGGCCTGGTCAGACTCTGGCCGGAGCGGACCCGGCCGCTGCCGTATGAAGTGTGGCTGGTCACCCACGCCGACCTGCGTCACACCGCGCGGGTGCGGGCCGTTATCGAACAGATCGTTGAGGCGTTTGCGCTGGAAAACCAATAA
- a CDS encoding pirin family protein, translating into MLTLRKASDRGLANHGWLKSFHTFSFASYRNPREQGFSDLLVINDDRVAAGKGFGQHPHRDMEIFSYVLEGALEHKDTLGTGSVIRPGDVQLMSAGSGVAHSEFNHSATKPVHFLQIWIVPDVSGAKPRYQQEHFSAQKKRGRLQLIISPDGNNGSLKVRQDARVYAGLFDGKESATLKLPANRYAYVHVARGSVELNGQTLQEGDGVRVREEQLLTLSNGVDAEVLVFDLRPQELPEMP; encoded by the coding sequence ATGCTGACTCTTCGCAAAGCCTCCGATCGCGGCCTCGCCAATCACGGCTGGTTGAAGTCGTTTCACACCTTCTCTTTCGCCAGCTACCGCAACCCGCGTGAACAAGGGTTTTCCGACCTGCTGGTGATCAACGATGACCGGGTCGCCGCCGGCAAAGGTTTTGGCCAGCACCCGCACCGCGACATGGAAATCTTTTCCTATGTGCTCGAAGGCGCGCTGGAACACAAGGACACCCTCGGTACTGGCTCGGTGATCCGCCCCGGTGATGTGCAATTGATGAGTGCCGGCAGCGGCGTGGCGCACAGTGAGTTCAACCACTCGGCCACCAAGCCCGTGCACTTTCTGCAAATCTGGATCGTGCCGGACGTCAGCGGCGCCAAACCGCGTTATCAGCAGGAGCACTTCAGCGCGCAGAAAAAACGCGGTCGCCTGCAACTGATCATCTCGCCGGATGGTAACAACGGCTCCCTGAAAGTCCGCCAGGATGCGCGGGTCTATGCCGGGTTATTCGACGGCAAGGAAAGCGCCACGCTGAAATTGCCGGCCAATCGTTACGCCTACGTGCACGTTGCGCGTGGCAGCGTCGAACTCAACGGCCAGACCTTGCAGGAAGGCGACGGCGTGCGGGTTCGTGAAGAACAGCTGCTCACCTTGAGCAACGGCGTCGATGCCGAAGTGCTGGTATTCGACCTGCGCCCACAGGAGTTGCCTGAAATGCCATGA
- a CDS encoding GlxA family transcriptional regulator, which translates to MKTVAMVLFPDFLMLDMAGPLEVFSVANRYLKPDLHYQLTTVGTERGLLRASNGVQVQADLHIDEAAERYDLLLVPGGPGAYNQRFPQLFTWLKNAVPRAERYGSICTGAFILGHACLLDGYRVTTHWNYTERLIKAFPKTTVTTDQIYVEDRNLITSGGVTAGIDLALAVVARDHGKKIAQDVAKVLLVVMKRQGGQAQFSPLMAAVSPQETPITRAQNYVLEHLDEAFTVERMAGLANMSARHFARLFTRDVNMTPMEFLQNARIDCARNLLETSDLPLKTIAYKSGFGSVRHMRSLFAEKLGLTPLQYREQFS; encoded by the coding sequence ATGAAAACCGTGGCAATGGTGCTGTTTCCTGACTTTCTGATGCTCGACATGGCCGGGCCGCTGGAAGTGTTTTCAGTCGCCAACCGTTATCTGAAACCGGATTTGCATTATCAACTGACGACGGTGGGCACGGAGCGCGGCTTGCTGAGGGCTTCCAATGGCGTGCAGGTCCAGGCTGATCTGCATATTGACGAAGCGGCCGAACGCTATGACCTGTTATTGGTGCCCGGCGGACCCGGTGCTTACAACCAGAGATTTCCGCAGCTGTTCACCTGGCTGAAAAACGCCGTGCCGCGCGCCGAACGCTACGGTTCGATTTGCACTGGCGCGTTCATCCTCGGCCATGCCTGTTTGCTGGACGGTTATCGCGTCACCACGCACTGGAATTACACCGAGCGGCTGATCAAGGCCTTTCCGAAAACCACGGTGACCACCGATCAGATCTACGTCGAGGATCGTAATCTGATCACCTCGGGTGGGGTGACCGCCGGCATCGACCTGGCACTGGCGGTGGTGGCCAGAGATCACGGCAAGAAAATCGCTCAGGACGTGGCCAAGGTCTTGTTGGTGGTCATGAAGCGCCAAGGCGGACAAGCGCAGTTCAGCCCTTTGATGGCGGCAGTCTCTCCGCAGGAGACGCCCATCACCCGCGCGCAGAATTACGTGCTTGAACACCTGGACGAAGCCTTCACCGTCGAGCGCATGGCCGGATTGGCGAACATGAGCGCACGCCACTTCGCTCGTCTGTTTACTCGTGACGTCAACATGACGCCGATGGAATTCCTGCAGAACGCCCGCATTGACTGCGCGCGAAACCTGTTGGAGACCAGCGATCTGCCCCTCAAAACCATTGCCTACAAAAGTGGCTTCGGCAGTGTCCGGCACATGCGCTCGTTGTTCGCCGAAAAGCTCGGCCTTACGCCTTTGCAGTACCGGGAACAGTTCAGCTAG